In Elephas maximus indicus isolate mEleMax1 chromosome 4, mEleMax1 primary haplotype, whole genome shotgun sequence, a genomic segment contains:
- the LOC126075781 gene encoding lysozyme C isoform X2, whose protein sequence is MKALLILGLLFLSGTVQGKVFERCELARTLKRYGMDGFRGISLANWVCLTKWESDYNTQATNYNPGDKSTDYGIFQINSHYWCNDGKTPRAVNACGISCYGWHGETIVRTTMSLSTFKAVESNCRAFVLQLAFASFSYKGVVNK, encoded by the exons ATGAAGGCTCTCCTTATTCTGggccttctcttcctttctggcACTGTCCAGGGCAAGGTCTTTGAAAGGTGCGAGTTGGCCAGAACTCTGAAACGGTATGGAATGGATGGCTTCAGGGGGATCAGCCTGGCAAACT GGGTGTGTTTGACCAAATGGGAGAGTGATTACAACACCCAAGCTACAAACTACAATCCTGGAGACAAAAGCACTGATTACGGGATTTTTCAGATCAATAGCCACTACTGGTGTAATGATGGCAAAACCCCAAGAGCAGTTAACGCCTGTGGCATATCCTGCTACG GGTGGCATGGAGAAACCATTGTCAGAACCACGATGTCACTCAGTACATTCAAGGCTGTGGAGTCTAACTGCAGAGCTTTTGTTCTTCAACTCGCTTTTGCCTCTTTTTCATATAAGGGAGTAGTAAATAAGTGA
- the LOC126075781 gene encoding lysozyme C, kidney isozyme isoform X1 — MKALLILGLLFLSGTVQGKVFERCELARTLKRYGMDGFRGISLANWVCLTKWESDYNTQATNYNPGDKSTDYGIFQINSHYWCNDGKTPRAVNACGISCYALLQDDITQAVACAKRVVSDPQGIRAWVAWRNHCQNHDVTQYIQGCGV, encoded by the exons ATGAAGGCTCTCCTTATTCTGggccttctcttcctttctggcACTGTCCAGGGCAAGGTCTTTGAAAGGTGCGAGTTGGCCAGAACTCTGAAACGGTATGGAATGGATGGCTTCAGGGGGATCAGCCTGGCAAACT GGGTGTGTTTGACCAAATGGGAGAGTGATTACAACACCCAAGCTACAAACTACAATCCTGGAGACAAAAGCACTGATTACGGGATTTTTCAGATCAATAGCCACTACTGGTGTAATGATGGCAAAACCCCAAGAGCAGTTAACGCCTGTGGCATATCCTGCTACG CTTTGCTGCAAGATGATATCACTCAAGCTGTAGCTTGTGCGAAAAGGGTTGTCAGTGATCCACAAGGCAttagagcatg GGTGGCATGGAGAAACCATTGTCAGAACCACGATGTCACTCAGTACATTCAAGGCTGTGGAGTCTAA